In the genome of Vibrio sp. 16, one region contains:
- a CDS encoding substrate-binding domain-containing protein: MINYLLRLLMCLPVVVFAQEFDSFEEDSFLTYARTQVEKAISDSAIWDGPIEGPRAVYDKNVIFVASDLRNGGVYGVARGMSEANSHLDWHLRFIDGLGSEVRQGAAIRKAIGFEPDAIVLGGIDASRHKDVLLLAQSKGIVIIGWHATEAAGISAENGLYTNITTDPYDVAEIAALLAIVDSDGKANALIFTDPNYKIATLKSDAMAETIKRCKRCELLEVKPLHLDKIAEQMPSTMDSLWSQYGQRITHILAINDLYIDYAIPSLESYQQKYPNVPSNISAGDGSKAAYKRIDNDKFQLATVPEPLYLQGWQIIDEINRAFSNLPPSGYSAPVHLVTPDNVSALISARGRGVYDPDNGYREAYLKIWKPE; the protein is encoded by the coding sequence ATGATTAACTATTTATTGCGCTTGCTAATGTGTCTACCCGTGGTTGTCTTCGCTCAAGAGTTTGACTCGTTCGAAGAAGACTCGTTTCTTACGTACGCACGAACCCAAGTAGAGAAAGCCATTTCGGACAGCGCTATTTGGGACGGTCCAATAGAGGGACCAAGAGCGGTTTACGATAAAAATGTCATATTCGTCGCCTCAGATTTGCGTAATGGTGGCGTTTATGGTGTCGCTAGAGGCATGTCTGAAGCTAACTCTCACCTCGATTGGCATTTAAGATTTATTGATGGATTAGGGTCGGAGGTTCGCCAAGGTGCAGCGATTCGCAAAGCGATTGGATTCGAGCCAGATGCGATTGTCCTTGGTGGGATAGATGCAAGCAGGCACAAAGATGTTCTTTTACTCGCTCAGAGCAAAGGCATCGTCATCATTGGATGGCACGCAACTGAAGCCGCGGGTATCAGTGCTGAAAATGGCTTGTACACAAACATAACGACTGACCCTTACGATGTTGCTGAGATTGCAGCACTATTAGCGATTGTCGATTCCGATGGCAAAGCGAACGCGCTTATTTTCACTGATCCCAACTACAAAATCGCGACTCTCAAATCAGACGCGATGGCAGAGACCATCAAACGTTGCAAACGCTGTGAACTACTTGAAGTCAAACCTCTTCATCTCGATAAAATCGCCGAACAAATGCCCAGTACTATGGACTCGCTGTGGAGCCAATATGGGCAACGCATCACCCACATATTAGCGATTAACGATCTTTATATAGATTATGCGATTCCTTCATTGGAGTCGTACCAGCAAAAATACCCAAACGTTCCTAGCAATATTTCTGCGGGAGATGGCAGCAAAGCCGCTTACAAGCGCATAGACAACGATAAATTTCAGTTGGCAACCGTACCCGAACCGCTTTATCTCCAAGGGTGGCAGATCATCGACGAGATCAATCGAGCGTTCAGTAATTTGCCGCCAAGTGGTTATTCCGCCCCCGTCCACCTTGTTACTCCAGACAACGTCTCCGCCCTGATTAGCGCACGTGGAAGAGGCGTATATGACCCTGACAATGGTTACCGAGAGGCCTACTTGAAGATTTGGAAGCCTGAATGA
- a CDS encoding EAL domain-containing protein — MMFKHISITQRLIISSMLSLLVVSIAVFVVIRSLYFVESTLKKETSTHVSQLIVNSEISRHVFELTSRVKLLEQTFLFSETTLSEEAFNIDFQLQRLRDLSTNQEFSLSIDAFIDNFHRFLGSSLALNRILKQTDKIDTKLAQQLDSLELAIASSKLQSMGSADFKRYNNGLDLVNMLRESFLTVGKMISDIHSRITPETEKVLIIEVEKELDIFLLHLENVDSDSPTVIEEKAAISKTVKRYNSALRRIKANLEQRWVVMEALIKAQTELLQAVERTESRVQNQALALTNQLEQEMEESRFNAIVISISAFLFSVLLVNLVVNRHIRKPLEDLKKGFDHLVTEGEDNPIDLGRSDEWSHIENAYNNMASRLAEAYSDLNEEKKNFDFLAHHDPLTHLANRLLATKKLAEQIEDSEQSGQKFLLLYLDIDEFKTVNDSLGHAAGDNLLVKIADILREQVEGHGFVARMGGDEFMIVIDNADLNQGKTIAHKLNLALRMPYHIEERTIFVSASIGICEYPTHGHNGETLVRNADTAMYCAKRNGRDQFRVYTDEMTLEVNDLIDTNIGLHRAIKNDELVVHFQPKVNLDTGATVGAEALVRWQHPSLGLLPPASFLEVAEKSDLIIEIDKWVFRKVASLLANWKTHHVPLPEMLISINFSARMFYMSDLAEQLQAILDETGGSASDFMLEITERDMMRDVDTCADTINRLHQKGFKIAIDDFGTGYSSLSVLKNLSADCLKLDRSFIKDISHSNVDLEITCAVMKLAQVLDLAVVAEGVETHEHANTLRGIGCDLAQGFYFSKPLAVDKWLAFLESESTPPRETPKRIGG; from the coding sequence ATGATGTTTAAACATATCAGCATCACCCAACGACTGATCATCTCTAGCATGCTCTCTTTGTTAGTAGTGAGCATTGCGGTTTTTGTGGTGATTCGCTCCCTCTACTTTGTTGAGTCAACACTCAAAAAGGAAACCTCTACTCACGTATCACAGTTGATTGTTAACTCCGAGATCAGTCGTCACGTATTCGAGCTCACCTCTCGGGTAAAACTGTTAGAACAAACCTTTCTCTTCAGTGAAACTACTCTGTCTGAAGAGGCGTTTAACATTGATTTTCAGCTGCAACGACTTCGAGACCTATCGACCAATCAGGAGTTTTCATTAAGCATTGATGCCTTTATCGACAACTTCCATCGGTTTTTAGGCAGTTCCCTTGCCCTTAACCGTATCTTAAAGCAAACAGATAAGATCGACACTAAGCTCGCCCAGCAATTGGATTCGCTTGAATTGGCAATTGCGAGCAGCAAGCTCCAAAGCATGGGTTCGGCCGATTTTAAGCGCTATAACAACGGACTTGATCTGGTCAATATGCTCAGAGAATCCTTCCTGACCGTTGGCAAAATGATCAGTGATATTCATAGTCGAATAACACCGGAGACCGAAAAAGTCCTCATTATTGAAGTCGAGAAAGAGCTCGATATTTTCTTACTCCACCTTGAAAATGTTGACTCTGACAGCCCCACTGTCATCGAGGAAAAAGCAGCAATCTCCAAAACAGTTAAACGCTATAATTCGGCGTTGCGACGAATCAAAGCCAACCTTGAGCAACGTTGGGTGGTAATGGAAGCCTTGATTAAAGCACAAACTGAGTTGCTGCAAGCCGTCGAGCGCACCGAGTCAAGAGTGCAAAATCAAGCCCTAGCGTTAACCAATCAACTAGAACAGGAAATGGAAGAGTCTCGCTTCAATGCCATTGTCATCAGTATCTCGGCGTTTCTTTTCTCGGTTTTACTGGTTAACCTCGTTGTGAATCGCCACATCAGAAAACCGCTCGAAGATTTGAAAAAAGGCTTTGACCACTTGGTTACCGAAGGCGAAGATAACCCGATCGACCTTGGACGCAGTGATGAATGGAGCCACATAGAAAACGCCTATAACAACATGGCGTCGCGTCTCGCCGAAGCCTATAGCGATCTCAACGAAGAAAAAAAGAACTTCGACTTTCTCGCGCACCATGATCCACTTACCCATTTGGCCAATCGTCTACTCGCGACCAAAAAACTGGCTGAACAAATTGAAGATTCTGAGCAAAGCGGGCAGAAGTTCCTTTTGCTCTACCTCGATATCGATGAGTTTAAAACCGTAAATGATTCCTTGGGTCATGCTGCCGGCGACAATTTGTTGGTGAAGATCGCCGATATTCTCAGAGAGCAAGTTGAGGGTCACGGCTTTGTCGCACGTATGGGTGGCGATGAATTTATGATCGTTATCGACAACGCCGACCTGAATCAAGGCAAAACCATTGCTCACAAACTTAATCTCGCGTTGCGTATGCCTTATCACATCGAGGAGCGAACCATATTTGTCTCTGCAAGTATTGGTATCTGTGAGTATCCAACACATGGTCACAATGGTGAAACACTGGTTAGAAACGCGGATACCGCCATGTACTGCGCGAAACGAAACGGTCGAGACCAATTCCGCGTTTACACCGATGAGATGACCCTAGAAGTGAATGACCTCATCGATACCAATATCGGGTTACATCGCGCGATTAAAAATGATGAACTGGTCGTACACTTCCAACCGAAGGTCAATCTCGATACCGGTGCAACCGTTGGTGCCGAAGCCTTAGTCCGCTGGCAACATCCATCGCTTGGCCTTTTGCCCCCGGCAAGCTTTCTTGAAGTCGCCGAAAAGTCAGACCTTATCATTGAGATCGATAAATGGGTGTTTCGCAAAGTGGCAAGTTTGCTTGCCAACTGGAAAACTCATCATGTTCCTTTGCCTGAGATGCTCATTTCCATCAATTTCTCAGCCAGGATGTTTTACATGTCAGACCTTGCGGAGCAGCTTCAGGCAATTCTCGACGAAACAGGCGGCTCAGCGAGCGACTTTATGCTGGAAATTACCGAGCGCGACATGATGCGAGATGTGGATACCTGTGCCGACACGATAAATAGACTCCACCAAAAGGGATTCAAGATAGCCATCGATGACTTTGGTACTGGGTACTCATCACTGTCTGTTCTAAAAAACTTGTCCGCGGACTGCCTCAAACTGGATCGGAGTTTTATCAAGGACATTAGCCATTCGAATGTCGATCTCGAGATCACCTGCGCAGTCATGAAACTCGCACAAGTGTTAGATTTGGCTGTGGTGGCTGAAGGTGTCGAAACACATGAACATGCAAACACGCTAAGAGGTATTGGTTGCGACCTTGCACAAGGGTTCTATTTCTCTAAACCCCTTGCTGTGGACAAATGGTTGGCATTTCTTGAGTCTGAATCGACGCCTCCGAGGGAGACGCCCAAACGCATTGGGGGTTAA
- the ylqF gene encoding ribosome biogenesis GTPase YlqF, which yields MSIQWFPGHMHKAQKEIAEAIPQIDVIIEVLDARIPFSSENPMIAELKGDKPVVKVLNKRDLADPELTQLWIDHFEKEHNVKAIAITTSQQAEVNKIMELVRKLAPHREEIGKNIRTMIMGIPNVGKSTIINALAGRTIAVTGNQPAVTRRQQRINLQNGIVLSDTPGILWPKVENPHSGFRLAATGAVKDTAMEYDEVAFYTVEYLAQAYPERLQERYQIEDLPESDIELMEEIGRKRGALRAGGRVDLHKCSEILLHELRGGTLGQITLERPEMITQELIEVEIEAARKAEEKAKKKEERRKRYLRNKR from the coding sequence ATGTCCATTCAATGGTTTCCGGGCCATATGCATAAGGCTCAAAAAGAGATTGCAGAAGCGATTCCTCAAATAGACGTCATTATTGAAGTACTCGACGCTCGCATTCCTTTTAGTAGTGAAAACCCGATGATCGCCGAGCTCAAAGGTGATAAACCTGTTGTCAAAGTGCTGAACAAGCGAGACCTTGCCGATCCAGAGCTAACACAGCTTTGGATTGATCATTTTGAGAAAGAACACAATGTAAAAGCGATCGCCATCACTACGTCACAGCAAGCAGAAGTGAATAAAATCATGGAGCTCGTTCGTAAGCTTGCTCCTCACCGCGAAGAGATTGGTAAAAACATTCGCACCATGATTATGGGGATCCCAAATGTGGGCAAGTCCACCATCATTAATGCCCTTGCAGGTAGAACCATCGCGGTCACTGGCAACCAACCTGCGGTGACTAGACGTCAACAACGTATTAACTTGCAAAACGGCATCGTTTTATCTGATACCCCGGGTATTTTATGGCCAAAAGTCGAAAACCCACACAGCGGTTTTCGTTTGGCCGCGACTGGCGCAGTGAAAGACACCGCCATGGAATATGACGAAGTTGCTTTTTACACAGTCGAATATCTAGCCCAAGCCTACCCTGAGCGATTACAGGAGCGTTATCAAATTGAAGACTTACCTGAGTCTGATATTGAGCTAATGGAAGAGATTGGTCGCAAACGGGGGGCACTGCGCGCCGGAGGTCGAGTGGATCTGCACAAGTGCTCTGAGATTCTCCTTCATGAATTAAGAGGCGGGACGCTTGGACAAATCACGCTAGAGCGACCAGAAATGATCACTCAAGAGCTGATTGAAGTTGAGATTGAAGCAGCACGCAAAGCAGAAGAAAAAGCGAAGAAGAAAGAGGAACGTCGCAAACGCTACCTCAGAAACAAGCGCTAG